A segment of the Stigmatella aurantiaca genome:
AGCGGGCCCGGGGTCATCTCCGAGGAGCGCATCGCGCAGATCGCCGCGAAGGTGCCGCCGCCCGTGGGCACGTTCCTGCTCTCCGCCTCCACGGACGTGGACGCGCTGGTGGCGCAGCACCAGCGCACGCGGACGAACACCCTGCAGCTCGTGGACAGCCTCCCCGCCGGGCACCTCCAGGCCCTGCGCGAGCGCCTGCCGGGGGTGCGGCTCGTCCAGGTCATCCACGTCACCGGCCCGGCCTCGCTCGATGAGGCGCTGTCGGTGGCGCCGTGGGTGGATGCGCTGCTGCTCGACAGCGGCAACCCCACCCTCGCGGTGAAGGAGCTGGGCGGCACGGGACGGGTCCACGACTGGGAGGTCAGCCGGCGCATCCGCGAGCAGGCCTCCATCCCCGTCTTCCTCGCCGGGGGCCTGCGTCCGGAGAACGTGCTGGAGGCGGTGCGCCAGGTGGGCCCTTACGGCCTGGACATCTGCTCCGGGCTGCGGACGGACGGGCGGCTCGACGAGGACAAGGTCTTCCGCTTCTTCCGCGCCCTGGACACGCTCGCGCCCCTCGCGCGGCCCTGATCAGGCGAACGAGGCGGACACGCGCGGCTCGGGCTCGGTGCCCGGCAGGATGGGCGTGGGGCTCAGGGCCTGGATGAGCAGCGTGCGCAGGGCCTCGGTCAGGTCATCGCCCTGCGCGAGGACGCCCGCGGGGGCGCCCTGGAGCTTCTCCGGCACCACCTCGCCCACCACCACCACCGGGACGCGGATCTCCCACGCGAGGTAGCTGGCCAGCCGGACCGCCCCTTCCGAGGCGTCCATCAGCAGCGCCCCTACCGCCCCCGCGCTGAACGGGCGCCAGAGGGGCCGGGCCGCCTCGGCGGGCGGCAGCACACAGAAGTCCAGGTGGAGCACCTCGCTCAGCTCCAGGTGTCCTAGCGTCCCGAAGCCGCTCTTCACCGCCGAGGGCTCCGCCGAGACGGCCGCCAGCCCGGGCAGGCGCGCGAACAGGCGGCGCGCCACGGCCGGGCCGTTGCCGCAGACGAACACCTTCGCCGTCACCACCTTCAAGGGCGCCCGGCCCCGGAGCACCCGGCTGCGCAGCGAGTGCATCTCCGCGGGCCCGAGCAGCGGCCCGCTGCCCTCGGTCCCGTCCTCCTCGGCCACCCGCGCCACGCCCTTCTGCATCAGCGTGGTGAGCACGCCCAGCACTTCCAGGTCCGTGGCCGGCGCCAGGTCCAGCACCTCGCTCAGGGCGCGCGGCTGGCGCAGCAGGTCCACCACCTGCGCCGTCACCGGGTGCTGGTCCTGCGGCAGGTCCGCGTCCGGGGCAATCATCAGCCGCGTGGTGCGCGCGGGCAGCGCCGGCATCAGCCGGTTCACCTCGTCCGCCTGCCGCATGCCCTCCAGCAACGCGTCGTCCATGCCCCGGGTGATGCGCGCCCGCGCGGTGCTCGAGCCCGGCGCGAAGGTGAACGTGCCCTCCGTCCAGGCCAGGAGCCGGAACAGCGCCTTCTCGCCCTCGACCCGCCCCAGCCGCGCGTTCGCGGGCCTGCCGTCCGCGACGGTAATCTCTCCGCGCTCGTTGCCGCGCTCCAGGTTGAGCTTCCCGCTGCGCTTGTTCATCCCGAGGATCTGCATCAGGTCCGGGATGCCCAGCTGGCTCAGCGAGCCTTCGATTTCCTGCGTGTCGCTCTTGAGGTCCTTGGCGGCCTCGGAGCGGCGGAAGATGT
Coding sequences within it:
- a CDS encoding DUF4388 domain-containing protein; its protein translation is MAPVRKILIADPDLDAVRMLSRALRQKGYQVHYAPDGARALEICVLRHPDLALFDEGCKLLEARTFIQILRTNPRTEDIPVVLTTTSLDVDRLRGMRLAAHLKKPFNLDEVLSRIEHIFRRSEAAKDLKSDTQEIEGSLSQLGIPDLMQILGMNKRSGKLNLERGNERGEITVADGRPANARLGRVEGEKALFRLLAWTEGTFTFAPGSSTARARITRGMDDALLEGMRQADEVNRLMPALPARTTRLMIAPDADLPQDQHPVTAQVVDLLRQPRALSEVLDLAPATDLEVLGVLTTLMQKGVARVAEEDGTEGSGPLLGPAEMHSLRSRVLRGRAPLKVVTAKVFVCGNGPAVARRLFARLPGLAAVSAEPSAVKSGFGTLGHLELSEVLHLDFCVLPPAEAARPLWRPFSAGAVGALLMDASEGAVRLASYLAWEIRVPVVVVGEVVPEKLQGAPAGVLAQGDDLTEALRTLLIQALSPTPILPGTEPEPRVSASFA
- a CDS encoding phosphoribosylanthranilate isomerase — encoded protein: MARVRVKVCCIMSEEEALLAVRHGAAALGLVSHMPSGPGVISEERIAQIAAKVPPPVGTFLLSASTDVDALVAQHQRTRTNTLQLVDSLPAGHLQALRERLPGVRLVQVIHVTGPASLDEALSVAPWVDALLLDSGNPTLAVKELGGTGRVHDWEVSRRIREQASIPVFLAGGLRPENVLEAVRQVGPYGLDICSGLRTDGRLDEDKVFRFFRALDTLAPLARP